The DNA segment CCGGGCATGTGAGCGGCACACTTGACCACACCGTAGGGCGAGAGCCGCGAATAGGCGCCGGCGTCGAAATACAGCCGCACCTGGCGGGCGATGATACGCCCGTCGTCCATGATGCCGTCCTTGACGTAGAAACGCTCCGCACCACGCGGTGACGAGACCTGCATCTCCTCGGCCCGGGTGAAGGCGAAGCGCACCGGCTTGTTGGTCAAGACCGAGCCAAGGATGGCCAGAGGTTCGACCACGGTGTCGTTCTTGCCACCGAAACCGCCACCCACGGTGCCACCGACGAAGTGCAGCTTGTTGACCGGCATCTGCAGGATCAGGGCGACGTTTTCGAGCGAGAAGAAGAGCGCCTGGGTGCTGGTGTAACAGGTGTAGCGCCCGTCGGTGTCGGGCACTGCGATGCAGCCGCCGGTTTCCACCGGGGCATGCTCGATGGGTGACATCTGATAGCGTTCCTCGATGACGTGGTCGGCTTCCTGGAAAGCCCGTTCGACGTCGCCCAGGCGAACCTTCTGGTGGTCATAGCCGCTGTAATCGAAGTAGTTCTGGCCGTGGTATTCGTTGACCAGCGGCGCCCCTGGCCGCAAGGCTTCCTCGACGTCGAAGACCGCCGGCAAGGTCTCGTAATCGACCTCGACCTTGGCCGCGCCCTGGGCAGCAGCGCTGATCGAGGTGCCCAGCACGGCGACGATGGGCTCACCGACGTAGCGCACCTTGTCGAAAGCCAGCACCGGCTCGTCCAGTGGCCCGACATCGAGCAAACGCAGGATGGTCGAGACGTTCTCCGGCACGTCCTCGGCCCTGATGATGCGGACGACGCCGGGCACCCGTTCGGCCTCGGCGGTGTTGATCGAACGAATGCGGGCGTGGTGGTGCGGACTGCGCGCCATCTTCATGTGCAGCATGCCGGCCAGGTTGCGGTCGTTGTAGAACTGGGTGCGGCCGCTGACGTGGCCCAGGGCGTCGGCACGCTGACGCGTCACGCCGATCTCGTGGAAGGCGTCCTGGCGCTCGTCGGCGAAGTATTCTTTTTTGAATTCCATTGGCTTGAATTCCTCGGCGCTGCGCTATTGGCCGCCCTGGGCGGCGGCGAGTACTGCGTTGATGATCGGCGTGTAGCCGGTGCAACGGCAGATGTTGCCGGAGATGGCGTCGACGACGTCCTCGCGGCTGGGGCTGGGGTTGTGGTCCAGCAGCGCCTTGGCGGCCATGATCATGCCCGAGGTGCAATAGCCGCATTGGGCGCCGAAATGATCCATCAGAGCCTGTTGCACGGGATGGAGTTTGCCCTCGGGGCTGATGCCCTCGACGGTTTCGATCGATTTGCCTTGGCAGGTCTCGGCCAGGGTCAGGCAGGCGAGCTGGGGTTGACCGTTGACCAGCACGGTACAGGCACCGCAACTGCCCTGAAAGCAGCCGACTTTCGGCGACATCACGCCGACCTTCTCGCGCAACAAACTGATCAGCGGGGCGCCGCCCTCGACGAACTCGGCGCGCTCCTCGCCGTTAAGGATGAACTCTATGGGGATCTTGGCCATGGATTATGTCTCCCTGAACCTGAACTTCAGCCCAACAGGAGCTGCTTGAGATGTACCGGCAGCACCTCTTTGCGGTACCACTCGCTGGCAATCGGGTCGCTCTGCGGGGTGCAGCCCTGGCCCGCCACGGCCAAGGCGTCGGCGATTCCAGCCTCGTCCAGGGACTTACCATTGAGCGCCGCTTCTACCGCTTTGGCCCGCATCGCCGTCGCCGCCATGGCGCCGTAGGCGACCCGCGGGGACGAGAGGCGCCGGCCGCTTTGCGGCAAATAGGCGGCGATGGTAAGCACCGACGGCCCCTGTGTACGGGTCCGCGTGGCCTTGAGAAAGCGCAACGCGCCGGCGCCATCGGGGCGGCGGAAGGTGACGCCGACGACGACGCTGCGCCTGTCGCTCTGGCGCGATTCCAAGAAGCTCTCGAGCGGGATGTCACGCGGGCTGTAGCCGCTTTGTACGGCCACTGTGGCGTCCAGCGCCAGCAGGGCGACGGCGAAATCGCCGTGCGGGTAGGGCGCGAAGAGGTTGCCGCCGACTGTCGCCATATTGCGCACCGCGGGACCACCGATCGACTTCGCTGCGACGTGGAGGTAGGCGAGATCGCCGTGCGCGGCAACCTCGGCCATTGTCACGCCGGCACCGATAAAGACCCGGCTGGCCGATGCCCTGATCTCTCGCAGGCCGCGGTCGGAGCAGCGGATCAAAGTGGGCGCCCCGAGTTTGCCCGCGAAAAGCTGGCGCACCAGGAGTGTGCCGCCACCGAGAAAGTGGGCGTCGCTGTCGGAAGCCAACGCCGCGGTGGCATCGCGAAGCTGGTCGAAGGTATTTACCTGTACCGCCATGTTGTACTCCTCAGGCCTTCGCCACGGTATTGCGAATGGCGGCAAAGCCCTGCATGTAGATGTCCTCGCCGACCACGCGCTGAAGTTCCTCTTCCCGGCCCTCGGGAGTCGTGAAACTGGAGCGCCACTGCCAGAAGGTGCGATTGCCGTCCGTCACCGGCTTGAGCGCCACATGGGCGACATAGTTGAAAAGCGGTATCGGCGTATCGAGCAGGCAGTAGCTGAAGCTGTGCTCGCGGTCAGAAAGCGCCAGCAACTGTTCGCGTAAGACGCCTCCGTCTTCGAGGCGAAAGTTGCGCACGGCGCCGATCTTGTCGGCCGGGTTTTGGTTCTCGATGCGGCTCTCGGCGACCGCCGGGTGCCAGGATTCGTGGCCGTTGAAATCGCGCAGCACGGCCCAGACCCGCTCGATGGGGGCATCGATCACCGTGCTTTTGTCGACCTTTACCATGGCCGCCGTCGCGCTCATCCGCCGAACTTCCGCTTCAGCGAATCGAAGCCGCCCTGGAATACGTTGTTACCGATGCCCTCGACCAGTTCGGCTTCGGCCTCCCTGGCGCAGTCGAATTCGGCCGACCACTCGGCGAAGGTGTGGTTGCCGTCGGTGATCGGCGTCAGCCTGAGCGTCGCCATGTAGTTCTCCACGCCCATCGACGATTCGAGTATCGAATAGGTGCAGAAATAATCGAAGTCGGAGAGCGCCAGCAACTGCTCACGGACTTGGCCCCCGTCCTGCATCTTCATGTCGCGGATGCAACCCACCTTGTCGCCGGGCTCGCCGCGTTCTATCTGGCTGCTGGCGATCACCGGATGCCAATTGGGCAGGGCGCCGAAATCGCGAATCGCCGCCCACACCCGCTCGGCCGGGGCGTTGATCACACTGGATCTATAGACTTTGGGCACGGTTCATCCTCGCTGCCTATTTCTTGCCTTTGCCGCCATCGTCGCCCGCCTCCGGATCTTCAGCCTTGCCTTCGGCGTCGACGGCCTTGCTGATGCTCTGCATGTCGCGGGCGGAGCGGATGATGTCACCCATCTTGCTGACGCTGCCGCCTTCGATGCCGACCTCCTTCAACAGGTTGTCGATCAACGGTGCCTGGACGCGGTAGCGCAGCGCCGAGTCCATTACCTCGTCGGTCATGTTTTTGCCGCCCTCGCCACCGCCGGCGAGGCCGTCGACGTGCAGTATGTTGATGCCCTCGATCTTCTCCATGGGCTTGGCGCTCTCGCGCACGATGCCCTCGACGTGCTCGAGCAGCTTGCGCCGGTAGAGCGAATCGCGGGCCTCATTGGTCAGTACGTTTTCCGCCTCGTTGACCTGGCGCTGGGCCTCGGCCATCACCGTGGCATGGACCTTCTCGGCCTGGGCCGCGATCTTCTTCGCCTCGGCCTCCTTCTCGGCCATCATGATGTCGATCGCAGCGAGGCGCTTCGTGACCTCGGATTCGCGCACCGTGACGACCTTCTCCTCGGCCTCGGCGACCTTGGCCAGGGCGGCATCTGCGGCGGCCTGTGCCGCCGAACGTTCCTTGGACTTCTGATAGAGCGCGACGGCCTTTTCCATTTCCGCCAATTCGACGATCTGCTCGCGCTCCACCTCGAGTTGCCGCAGTTCGCGGTCCCGCACGATGCGGGCCTCGTCGAGGCCACGGTCCGAGGTGATGCGGCTGCGTTCAACTTCCTCATGCGCGGCGATCTCCGCCTCCTCATAGGTCTGGCGCTTGGCAATCTCGAGCTGTTCCAGCGCCCTGGCGCTTTCCAGTCGGTCCCGGTCGAGGGCGAGATCGTGGGCCACGCGGGCCTGTTCGATGTGCTGCTGGGCAGAGATTTCGGCTTCCCGAAGTTGGCGATCGGCATCGGCGCGCGCGACCTGCTTCGCGGCCACCTCGATCTCGCGTTCGGTTTCGGAGATCTCGACGGCCTTGCGGTGATCGACGTTGAGAATCTCCCGGCTCTTGGCAAAGGCAATGCGGTCAGTCTCGATCGCCAGGTCGGTGACGATGCGAGACCGCTCAACCATGTCCTGGCGCTTGATCTCCGCCTCGTCGATCACCTGGGCCTGAACGATCTCAAGGTTACGGGTCGCCTGTTCGCTGGCGATGCGCTCGGCAGCAATTTTCTTTTCCTGGGCGATACGGGCCGCCTCGGTGGCCTCGCGGGCCGCGATATCGGCCTCCTCGATGGAGCGCTGTCGGTCGATCTCCAGGCGCTGAATCTCCTTGTCGCTGGCTATGCGTTCCGCCGAAATCGTCAGTTCCTGGGTGATGCGCGCCGCCTCGGTAGCCTCGCGAGCGGCGATTTCGGCCCCTTCGATGGCCCGGCCTCGCGCGATCTCCAGGCTTTGCGTCTCCTCTTCGCTGGCGATGCGTTCGGCGGCGACGTTCTTTTCTTGGGCGATGCGCGCTGCTTCGGTGGCCTCGCGAGCGGCGATTTCAGCCCCTTCGATGGCGCGGCCTCGCGCGATCTCCAGGCTTTGCGTCTCCTCGTCGCTGGCGATACGTTCGGCGGCAATGTTTTTTTCCTGGGCGATGCGCGCCGCCTCGATGGCCTCGCGAGCGGCGATGTCGGCCTCTTCGACGGCCCGGTTGTGGGCGATCTCCAGGCTCTTGGTTACCTCGTCGCTGGCGATGCGTGCGGTTTCGGTCGCCTGGCGGGCCGCGATTTCGGATTCCTCGACGTCGCGGGCTCGGGCGATCTCGAGGTTCTGCGTTTCCCGTTCGCTAGTGATGCGTTCGGCCGCGACTTCCTTCTCCTGGGCGATGCGCTCTTTTTCGGTAGCCTCGCGGGCGGCGATCTCGGCCGCCTCGATGGCGCGGGCACGTTCGATTTCGCGCCGCCGGGTTTTTTCCTCGTTGGCGATACGGGCATCGCTGATGGCGCGCTCCTGAGCGATGCGCGCCTTCTCGATCTCCTCGTGGGCGGCAATCTCGGCGTTTTCGATAGCCCGGGTGCGTTCGATTTCGCGCTGCTGGGTTTCCTCTTCGTTGGTGATGCGGGCTTCGGTGATGGCGCGTTCCTGTTGGATGCGCGCGGTCTCGATCTTCTCGCGGGCGGAAATCTCGGATTGCTCGGCCTCGGTTTCCTGCTCGGCGCGTTCGCGCACCAGATCTGTGCGCTGGGCGGCCCGGCGGGTTTCGATTTCGCGCTCCTGTTCGAGGCGAGCGGTCTCGCTCTCGCGCTCGATCTCGAGGATCTGCTTTTCGGCTTCCAGGTTGCGGTTTCTGATCCGCACCATGGAGTCCTGCTCGATGTCGTTGCGGAGTTTGCGCCGCGATTCGATTTCGTCGATCAGCTGGGTCAGGCCCTCGGCGTCGAACCGGTTGGAAGGGTTGAAGAACTCGAGATCGGTTTGGTCCAGCTCGGTGATGGCGACGGATTCGAGCTCGAGACCGTTCTGGGCCAAGGCCTCGGAAGCGGTCGCCCTGACGCGTGAGACGTATTCGCCGCGCTGTTCGTGCATTTCTTCCATGCCCATCTCGGCGGAAATGGCGCGCAGGGCGTCGACAAACTTGCCGGAAAGCAAGCGATGCAGCTGTTCCTGCTCCATGGTGCGTCGGCCCAGCGTCGCCGCGGCGGCGGCTACGGCTGCGGTATTGGGCGCGACGCGGACGTAGAATTCTGCCGTCAGATCAATGCGCATACGGTCCTTGGTGATCAAGGCGTGTTCGTTCTCGCGGGTCACCTCCATCTGCAGCACGTTCATGTTGACGGGGGTTGTTTCGTGGATTATGGGCAAGACCAGGGCGCCACCGTTGATCACCACGCGCTCGCCTCCCAGACCGGTGCGCACGAAGGAGACCTCCTTCGTCGAGCGGTGATAAAGCCAATTCAAAAGATAAACGACCACGACGATCACCACGATCGCCACGATCAACCAGAGAATAATGGCTCCAAACATTTGACCCGTCATAGCCTCTCTCCCACTCTTTTCGGCCACCGATGTGCGTCGGCGCGCCTTTCGTATGAGTCGTCTCAGCGCTTGCCGATCTGCTTGAATTTCCTCGTCTGTTCGGTAAGCGCAACCTCGGTCGGCAGGCGCTCCATCGACGAAGCGCCATAGAAACCGTGACAATTCTCGGTGTTCTCGAGCACAAACGCGGCGTCCTCAGGCTGCGAGACCGGGCCGCCGTGGACCAGCACGATGACCTCTTTGTTGACCCTCAGCGCCGCCTCGGCCCAACGCTCGACCAGCGCCGGGCAGTCGGCCAGCTTGAGCGTCGTTTCGGCGCCGATCGATCCGCCGGTGGTCAGGCCGAGATGGCAGACGACGATGTCGGCCCCGGCCTCGGTCATGGCGACGGCGTCGTCCTCGCCGAAGATGTAGGGCGTGGTCAGCATATCCTTGCCGCGGGCTTGGGCGATCATATCGACCTCCAGGCCATAGGACATTCCGGTCTCCTCGAGGTTGGAGCGGAAAACGCCGTCGATCAGCCCCACCGTGGGGAAGTTCTGCACGCCCGAGAAGCCGACGGACTTGAGGTCATCGAGGAACTTGTCGAACAGGCAGAACGGATCGGTACCGTTAACGCCGGCCAGCACCGGCGTGTTTTGGACCACCGGCAGCACCTCGGCCGCCATCTCCATGACGATTTCGTTGGCGTTGCCATAGGCCATCAGGCCGGCCAGCGAGCCCCGTCCGGCCATGCGGTAGCGGCCCGAATTGTAGATCACGATCAAGTCGATGCCGCCGGCCTCTTCGCATTTGGCCGAGAGGCCGATGCCCGCGCCGCCACCGACGATGGTCCTGCCACGGCGGATCATGTCGTGGAATTTCTCAAGCAGCGCACGGCGTTCGAAACCCGGCATGACTTACCTCCGCAGCTTTCCGCGCAACGCCTGGCGGCCGACGATCGAGTGGAAAGCCCCGACTACGACCTCGGCGAACTGGGGATCGTTGATATTGTGGGGCAGGCGGATGAGGCGGCGCTTGCCGGTCTGGCGCACCGTCTCCTCCAGTGCCTCAAACAGCGTGCGGTCAGCCTCGGGATCATGAAAGGGCTGCCCCGGGGCGTCGAGCAGCGAGACCCCGCCTTCGGGCAGGAAGAACTGCACCGGACCATCCATCTGGTTGAGTTTTTCGCCGATCCAGCGGCCGATGCGGTCGTTCTCCTCGGCCGTCGTGCGCATCAGCGTGACCTGGGGGTTGTGTTCATAGAAAGTGCGCCCCTGGAAGCGCGTCGGCACCGTATCACGGGCTGCAAAATTGACCATGTCGAGGGCGCCGCAGGAGCCGACATACGGCAGGCGGCTGCGAATGACGGCACCGAAGCGGTCTTCGGTGGCAGCAAACACGCCGCCCACCAGAAGGTCGCAAACCTCGGTCGTGGTCAAGTCGAGGACGCCCTCCAGCAGGCCCGATTCGACCAAGTTTTCCATGGATTGGCCGCCGATCCCGGTGGCGTGGAAGACCAGGCAGTCGAATTCGGCCTCGAGCCAGGCACTGACCTGTTGTACGCACGGCGTAGTCACCCCGAACATGGTCAGTCCGACCGCCGGCAGGTCGTCCGGCAGCGGCTGTCCGCGCTTTGCCGCCACGGCCCTCGCGATGTCATGGTTCGCTACCATGCCGCCGATGGCGTGGGCGCCGTTGGCCAGCACCTGGCGCGAGATCGAGTTGAGGCCCTGCACGTCGGTGACCGAGTACATCATCATGATGTCGCTCGGGCCGACGTACTGTTTGACGTCGCCCGAGGCCACGGTCGAGATCATCACCTTGGGCAGGCCGATGGGCAACCGCCGCATGCCCGGCGTAACCAAGGCCGTGCCGCCGCTGCCGCCGGCCGAGACGATGCCGGCGATATCGCGCTGACGGACGATCCAGTTCTCGAAGGCCTGGGCCATTTCCCGCACCGCTTCACCGCGGTCGCCGGTAAAAACGGCGTTCGATCCGCGGCGGTGGTAGGCCGCGATCTGATTGGGCGGCACATCGGCACCGGAGGGTTTGCCGCTGGTCGAGAGGTCGACGGTTCGAGCCTTGAGGCCAAGGTGGGTGACGCAGTCGCGCAGATACTTGAGTTCGCGTCCCTTGGTATCGAACGTTCCGACCACCAGCACCGCCTCGCCGCTGATCTCGTGCCGCGCCGTCGGCGCCTGGCGCAGCACCTCGGGAACATCATCCTCTGCCGCGCTGCCCGAAGCCGCCGTTATCTCGGCCAGCGCGAATGGCGGTGACCAGCGGGTTGGCAGCGAGGGATTGGAGATATGGACGCGGCCTTCTTCGGCGTCGCGGCGTGCGCTTTCCTCGTGCCCCGCGGCAACGTCGTCCTCGAACGCTTCTTCGTGACCGTGCCGCCCGACGCCCAGCAGACGTTGCTGCAGGTCGCGATCGGCGGCCAGATGGGCAGCGTCGAGGACGTGGTTGATGCGGCCGTTGACCATGATCGCGACTTGCTCGGAAACCTCGGTGGCGAAGCCGATGTTCTGCTCGATGAGCAGGATGCTGATATCCTCCTGCTCGCCGAGCGCCAGCAGCATGTCGCCGACCTGGCTGACGATGTTCGGCGCCAAGCCCTCTGTGGGCTCGTCCATGATCAGGAGTTGGCGGTTGCCGAGCAAGGCACGGGCGATGGCCAGCATCTGCTGTTCGCCACCCGACAACTGGCCACCGTAGTTGCTGCGCCGCTCGGCGAGCCGCGGAAAGGCTTCGTAGGCGCGCTCCACGGTCCAGGATGCGCGGCGGCGGCCACGATGACATAGACGCAGGTGCTCGTCGACGGTCAACGAAGGCCAGAGCCGACGGCCTTGCGGCACGTAGCCGACGCCCAGGTTGGCGATCTGGTTCGAGGTCAGGCCGCGCAATTCCTCGTTGTCGAATCGGATCGAACCCTGGGCCGGCTGGACCAGTCCCATGATAGCGTTGCACAGCGTCGTCTTGCCCATGCCGTTGCGTCCGACCAGCGAAAGGATGCCGAAATCGAGCGTCAAGTTGACGTCCTGCAGGGCATGCGAGTGGCCGTAGAAGACATGCAGATCCCTGATCTTGAGGATGGGCTCGGGCTCGCGCTCGCGGTGCCGCCCGTCCTCGCCACGCTGTCGTCCGCGCTCAGCCATGGCGATCACCCAGATAGAGCTCCTGGACTTGGCGGTCGGATTCGATTTCCTCGGGCGAGCCTTCTTTGAAGATGCGGCCGTTGTGCATCACCGTCACCGATTCGACCACCCTGAGGGCGACGTCCATGTCGTGCTCGATGATGATGAAGCCCATGTGCTCGGGGAAAGACTGAAGAATTTCGATCAGTTCGCTGCGCTCGGTCGGCGACAATCCGGCGGCCGGCTCATCGAAAAGCACGAAGCGCGGTGCCCCGGCAAGCGCCAGGGAGAGTTCGAGCTGGCGCTGTTGGCCGTAACTCAACTGAGCCACCATCTGATCACTGATGTCGGTCAAATGGACGGCTTCGACCAATTCCTCGGCCGCGTGCATCAGGGCGTCGTTGCGTCGCGGCCGCAGCATCGAATAGCGCCTGCGCGACATCCCGCGGCAAGCCAGGTAAACGTTGTCGAGAACGCTGAGCCCGTCGAACAACAGGGAAATCTGGTAGGTCCTGCGCAAACCCCGGCGAATGCGTTCGTGAGGCGGATAATGCGTTATGTCTTCGCCAAAAAACTGGATGCGGCCCGCGCTCGGCTGAAAATCCCCGGTGATGCAATTGAACAACGTCGTCTTGCCGGCACCATTCGAGCCCAGGACGGCGCGCTTTTCCCCGGCCCGGACCTGGAGATCGACCTCCGCGAGCGCCGCCAGCGCGCCAAAATAGCGGTCAACGCCCTTCAGCTCCAAGGCGTTCCCCGCACCGGCCGCCGACAGTCTGTCGCCAACCGCCGCCATCACTCGTCACCCGCCGGGTTGGCGCCAGGGCGGTAGACCGGAGCCCTGCTGCGGCGCTGGCGCCAGGTCAGCCAGCGCTGCCATAGCCCGAGCACGCCGTCGGGCGAGAAGAAGACGATGCCCAGGAAGCCAAGCCCGATGAGCAGCCGGAAACGTTGACCGTCAAGACCGATGTCGACCAGCACATCCATGGCGAAGGTGCGCAGCAGAACATAGATGAAGGCACCGATGAACGGCCCTATGGGATGGCGCATGCCGCCGACGACGGCGATCACCAGGATGTCGATCACGGCGCCGATGCCGATGGTACCGGGCGAGATCTGCCCGTTCTGCCAGCTCAGCAGGATGCCGGCGACACCGGCGATCAGGGCGGCAAAGGCATAGGCCGCGACACGATGGGCCGTGACGTTGAAGCCCAGAGCCGCCATGCGGCGGGGATTGTCGCGAATGCCCTGCAAGGTCAACCCGAAAGGCGAACGCGCGACGTAGAGAACGACGAAATAGCTTAGCGCGGCGAGAAACAGGGTGAGGTAGTAAAATGCCGTCGGGCTGCGCCAATCGACGCCGAAGAGATGCGGCGCCCTGATGAAGTTGAAGCCGCTGAAGCCGTTGAAGATGACGTAGTTCTGGCGCGCGAAGTAGAAGAAGGCGGCGGCGATGGCTAGCGTGATCATGATCGTGTAGATGCCCTCGGTGCGCACCGCCAGCCAACCCGAGAGCGTGCCGAAGACGACGGCGATGACCAGTGCCACCGGGATCGACAGCCAAAACGGCCAACTCAGGCTGATGGTTGTGACGTGGCTGTCGCCGAGTATCGCCCCCATGTAGCCGGCACAGCCGGCCACCGTCATCTGGACCAGCGAGACCATGCCGCCGTAGCCGGCCAGGAACATCAGGCTCAGCGCGATCATACCGAGGATGAAGGTCCAGCCGAAGATCTGGAACTGAATGAATTCGTTGGCGAAGCTGGGCAGGACGATGAGCAGCAGCGCCGCCAGAACGGCCGCCGGGTGGATATCCCAGAACAGGTTGGCGATTTCCAGCGCCCCCGAAGTAACGCGGCGGGGTTGGCGGCGGCCGTCGTTGGGCTGGTGGCTATTCATGGCTGCCTAGCGCGCGCCCAACAGACCCTGGGGCCGGAAAGCCAGGACCAGAACCATGATCAGGAAGGTCAATACCACCGCATAAGTCGGCATGTAGACCGAGCCGAATTGCTCCGACAGACCGATCAGCAAGGCACCCAGGGCGGCTCCAGGGATGCTGCCCATGCCGCCGACGATCACCACGACCAGCGAGGCCAAAAGAAAGCGCATGTCCTCGCCCGGGGCCAGCGACTGGAAGGTGCCGCCGACGACGCCGGCGATACCGGCGAGGCCGGCGCCAAAGGCAAACACCAGCAGGAAAACAAGCTGGATACGTACGCCACTGGCCGACAGCATGTCGCGATCGTCGACGCCGGCCCGGATCATCATGCCGATGCGCGTCCGGTTTAGCGCCAGCCACATCAACACACCGACGATAACGGCGGCGAC comes from the Alphaproteobacteria bacterium genome and includes:
- a CDS encoding branched-chain amino acid ABC transporter permease — protein: MNSHQPNDGRRQPRRVTSGALEIANLFWDIHPAAVLAALLLIVLPSFANEFIQFQIFGWTFILGMIALSLMFLAGYGGMVSLVQMTVAGCAGYMGAILGDSHVTTISLSWPFWLSIPVALVIAVVFGTLSGWLAVRTEGIYTIMITLAIAAAFFYFARQNYVIFNGFSGFNFIRAPHLFGVDWRSPTAFYYLTLFLAALSYFVVLYVARSPFGLTLQGIRDNPRRMAALGFNVTAHRVAAYAFAALIAGVAGILLSWQNGQISPGTIGIGAVIDILVIAVVGGMRHPIGPFIGAFIYVLLRTFAMDVLVDIGLDGQRFRLLIGLGFLGIVFFSPDGVLGLWQRWLTWRQRRSRAPVYRPGANPAGDE